The proteins below come from a single Rosa rugosa chromosome 2, drRosRugo1.1, whole genome shotgun sequence genomic window:
- the LOC133728652 gene encoding G-type lectin S-receptor-like serine/threonine-protein kinase CES101 isoform X2 has protein sequence MAGGVDLICLVFMWSLWSTCDGATNTLKSGESLDSSRSLVSANGKFTLNFRVYEHDANLSYLVIKWNASHNYAWVANRETPILYPFGVLTLDRNYTLKITHRDGGAVVLYSADSKTISGDVVATLMDDGNFVLQEVSDAGSVKRDLWQSFDYPGDVLLPGMKLGVNRSNGHHWSLSCWLTEKSAVPGPFTLDWDPDGHELKIKRRGVVYWSSGVFRDGSFENIKQKRYNFSIVSKKNEDYFSYTTLDENAVSEWLLTTIGRLKDFDESIDIAKADSCYGYNTDSGCQIWDQPTKCGRFGDVFEQENGYFNPTDASGSTVSSRSDSNTSLSISDCKDACWADCNCRGFIFLFPNQTGCRYWTGNFKFIADSAGYSSSVVYFLTTKSDSSSHKWIWIGAAIGTSVFLMAVCIICCLLRRRKLSLFGKNKAKIDEKDLLDLRGSDISTDVHGIQNDGSMGHDLRAFSYESIMAATDCFSLQNKLGEGGFGPVYKGKLSSGREVAIKRLSRGSVQGTLEFKNELILISELQHTNLVQLLGYCIHGVERMLIYEYLPNKSLDYILFDSTRGMLLDWKKRFNIIEGIAQGLIYLHKYSRLKVIHRDLKASNILLDEDMNPKISDFGMARIFTVNEVEANTNRIVGTYGYMSPEYAMEGIFSGKSDVFSFGVLMLEIISGRRNNSFHNAHRSLNLVGYTWELWKEGAGLDLMDPRLSDSCNRDQLLRCIHVGLLCVEEDAEHRPTMSDAISLLTNESLPLPTPTKPAFFPVRRVAEVDVSGSKSEISSNDLSNSFVIGR, from the exons ATGGCTGGCGGTGTCGATTTGATATGCTTGGTGTTTATGTGGAGCTTGTGGAGTACTTGTGATGGTGCAACAAACACACTGAAATCAGGTGAAAGTCTAGATTCTTCAAGATCATTAGTTTCTGCTAATGGGAAGTTCACTTTGAATTTTCGTGTTTATGAGCATGATGCAAACTTGAGTTACTTGGTTATAAAGTGGAATGCGAGTCATAACTATGCCTGGGTGGCGAATAGAGAAACACCCATTTTGTACCCTTTTGGAGTTCTTACATTGGACAGGAACTACACATTGAAGATTACTCACAGAGATGGGGGTGCTGTGGTGCTTTACTCTGCTGATTCGAAGACCATCAGTGGTGATGTTGTGGCTACTCTTATGGATGATGGGAATTTTGTGCTGCAAGAAGTGAGTGATGCTGGATCGGTGAAGAGGGATTTGTGGCAGAGTTTTGATTATCCTGGGGATGTGCTTCTGCCAGGTATGAAATTAGGGGTTAACCGTAGTAATGGGCATCATTGGTCACTTTCGTGCTGGTTAACTGAGAAAAGTGCAGTGCCAGGACCTTTCACTCTTGATTGGGACCCTGATGGACACGAATTGAAAATTAAGCGGCGTGGGGTGGTGTATTGGAGTAGTGGAGTGTTTCGAGATGGGAGTTTTGAAAATATTAAGCAGAAGAGGTATAATTTTAGCATTGTTTCAAAGAAGAATGAAGACTATTTTAGTTACACTACTTTAGATGAAAATGCTGTATCAGAGTGGCTGCTAACCACAATAGGGCGACTAAAAGACTTTGATGAATCAATTGATATTGCAAAAGCAGATTCCTGTTATGGGTATAACACTGACAGTGGATGCCAGATTTGGGACCAGCCAACTAAGTGTGGGCGTTTTGGTGATGTATTTGAGCAAGAAAATGGTTACTTTAATCCAACAGATGCTAGCGGCTCTACTGTATCATCAAGAAGTGATTCAAATACAAGTCTCAGTATTAGTGATTGTAAGGATGCTTGTTGGGCAGATTGTAACTGTCGTGGATTCATCTTTCTGTTTCCTAATCAGACTGGATGCCGGTATTGGACTGGAAACTTTAAATTCATTGCAGACAGCGCAGGTTATAGTTCAAGTGTTGTATATTTTTTAACAACAAAGTCAGACAGCAGCT CGCATAAGTGGATATGGATTGGCGCTGCTATTGGCACTTCTGTATTTTTAATGGCGGTTTGCATCATCTGCTGTctattaagaagaagaaaactctCCCTTTTTG GGAAGAACAAAGCAAAGATTGATGAGAAGGACCTGCTTGACTTAAGGGGATCTGATATATCAACTGATGTCCACGGGATTCAGAATGATGGATCGATGGGACATGATTTAAGAGCATTTAGCTATGAATCTATCATGGCTGCCACAGACTGCTTCTCCTTACAAAACAAGCTAGGAGAGGGGGGCTTTGGACCTGTTTATAAG GGAAAATTGTCATCAGGGCGAGAAGTAGCTATAAAGAGGCTTTCAAGAGGTTCAGTGCAGGGAACATTGGAGTTTAAAAATGAATTGATACTCATATCTGAACTCCAACATACTAACCTTGTTCAGCTCTTGGGATATTGCATTCATGGTGTAGAGAGGATGTTAATATACGAGTATCTGCCAAACAAAAGTTTAGACTACATCTTATTTG ATTCAACCAGAGGCATGCTACTAGATTGGAAGAAGCGTTTcaatataattgaaggaattgcTCAAGGATTGATTTACTTGCACAAATACTCAAGATTGAAAGTAATTCATAGAGATCTTAAAGCTAGTAACATACTACTTGATGAAGATATGAATcccaaaatttctgattttggtaTGGCAAGGATTTTCACGGTTAATGAAGTTGAAGCAAATACTAATCGGATTGTTGGCACATA TGGTTACATGTCTCCTGAGTATGCTATGGAGGGAATTTTTTCTGGAAAATCTGATGTCTTTAGTTTTGGAGTGTTGATGCTTGAAATCATAAGTGGTAGGAGAAACAACAGCTTCCACAATGCTCATCGCTCGCTCAATTTAGTAGGATAT ACATGGGAGTTATGGAAAGAAGGTGCAGGACTAGATTTAATGGATCCAAGGCTAAGCGATTCATGTAATAGAGATCAACTGCTAAGATGCATACATGTTGGTCTATTATGCGTGGAAGAAGATGCAGAACATCGGCCAACCATGTCAGATGCCATATCACTGTTGACAAATGAAAGCTTGCCGTTACCTACACCAACAAAACCAGCATTTTTCCCAGTAAGACGTGTGGCTGAAGTTGATGTAAGTGGAAGCAAATCAGAAATTTCGTCAAATGACTTGTCAAACTCCTTTGTTATTGGGCGATGA
- the LOC133728654 gene encoding LRR receptor kinase SERK2-like yields MSKSSSATIVGGAVGALALVAIVVGFMSFCKAQCNKHFPNKNSKTGSSDPSAIVELTRGGPSSARHFTMEELEQATKHFDERSLLGYGSFGLVYKGLLHDGTIVAIKRRLGAPRQEFVSEV; encoded by the exons ATGTCAAAGTCATCTTCTGCAACCATAGTTGGAGGTGCTGTTGGGGCACTTGCCTTGGTGGCAATAGTCGTCGGATTCATGTCGTTCTGCAAGGCACAATGTAATAAGCATTTCCCCAACAAGAACTCGAAGACTGGTTCTTCGGATCCATCTGCAATAG TTGAGCTGACTAGAGGTGGACCTAGTTCAGCAAGGCACTTCACAATGGAGGAGTTAGAGCAAGCTACCAAGCATTTTGATGAAAGGAGTCTTCTGGGATATGGAAGTTTTGGACTTGTTTATAAAGGTTTGCTCCATGATGGGACAATTGTGGCTATCAAAAGGCGCCTCGGTGCTCCTAGACAGGAATTTGTCTCAGAGGTATAA
- the LOC133731099 gene encoding G-type lectin S-receptor-like serine/threonine-protein kinase At1g67520, whose amino-acid sequence MSSLRFQLPNSLNLFFIIFAILWTYHEAARDTLKLGDTLNSSSSLVSAKGKFTMRFYVNDENSNSSYLATWQRGSSNHAWIANRYTPVLYPSGVLTLDMNKTLKIMHKGGDPVVLFRASETNSIHSTSGVVATLLDSGNFIVQELNSDGTMRQVLWQSFDYPTDTLLPGMRVGVNHRTGHIWLVSSWSSEDQPAPGPFTLDWDPSGRELKIKRRAVVYWTSGIFRDGQFEFMKPNDELGTLRYKFSIVSNENEDCFTYTSASVNQSDGPQWVLNIFGRLLDLNGNVIAPADQCYGFNTNGGCQRRDYPSCRHIGDTFVETNGFFRSLTSNMTTKHDSNTSLTLNDCKAACWEDCDCLGFITLLKNQTGCKFWVGNWTFSSRDLFGYANPRIFVLSGLSRNDTNRADTNSADTTNEESDTNSWIWIGTSIAAALLLMVLCILCYLLRRRKSLLSGKCQLKIENELLDLVQSDKSLDAEGLPSDGKMGHNDLSAYTYASVLAATSNFSDENKLGEGGFGPVYRGKSGTGRDIAVKRLSRCSGQGTLEFKNELILISELQHTNLVQLLGFCIHGEERMLIYEYMPNKSLDYFIFDTTRRMLLDWNKRFSIIEGIAQGLLYLHKYSRVRVIHRDLKASNILLNENMIPRISDFGLARIFMHDEPEANTHRVVGTYGYMSPEYAMEGIFSTKSDVYSFGVLMLEIISGRKSSSFNDNDHVLNIAWELWKQGLGLQLMDPTLCSSYIEDQLLRCFHVGLLCVEEKAVDRPTMSDVISMLTNEGMSLPAPTKPAFCTGKKVFGAGIDGKGSESVNDISDYEVEGR is encoded by the exons ATGAGTTCGCTGCGGTTTCAGTTACCTAATAG TCTCAACTTGTTCTTCATCATTTTTGCAATCTTATGGACTTATCATGAGGCAGCAAGGGACACACTGAAACTAGGGGACACTCTCAATTCATCAAGTTCCTTGGTTTCTGCAAAGGGAAAGTTCACTATGCGTTTCTATGTAAATGATGAAAACTCCAACTCCAGCTACCTAGCTACATGGCAGAGGGGAAGTAGTAATCACGCATGGATTGCCAACCGATACACACCAGTATTATACCCTTCTGGAGTTCTAACATTGGACAtgaataaaacattaaaaattATGCACAAAGGTGGTGATCCTGTGGTGCTTTTCCGGGCTTCTGAAACTAACAGTATTCACAGTACTAGTGGTGTTGTGGCTACTCTGttggattctggaaattttattGTGCAAGAACTGAACTCTGATGGAACAATGAGGCAGGTACTGTGGCAAAGTTTTGATTATCCTACAGACACCCTTTTGCCAGGCATGAGAGTAGGAGTTAATCATAGAACTGGCCACATTTGGTTGGTTTCTTCATGGTCAAGTGAGGACCAACCCGCACCAGGGCCTTTCACCCTTGATTGGGACCCTAGTGGACGTGAACTGAAAATAAAGCGACGTGCGGTGGTTTATTGGACCAGTGGAATCTTTAGAGATGGGCAATTCGAATTTATGAAACCTAATGATGAATTGGGTACTCTCAGGTATAAGTTTAGCATTGTTTCGAATGAGAATGAAGACTGCTTCACTTACACTAGTGCTAGTGTCAATCAAAGTGACGGACCACAATGGGTGCTAAACATCTTTGGGCGACTCCTTGATTTAAATGGAAATGTTATTGCACCAGCAGATCAGTGTTATGGCTTTAACACCAATGGAGGGTGCCAGAGACGGGACTATCCCAGTTGCAGGCATATTGGTGACACATTTGTTGAAACGAATGGTTTCTTCAGATCACTCACATCAAATATGACAACGAAGCATGATTCAAATACAAGTCTCACTCTTAATGATTGTAAGGCAGCTTGTTGGGAGGATTGTGACTGTCTTGGATTCATCACTCTCTTAAAAAATCAGACTGGATGTAAATTTTGGGTCGGAAACTGGACCTTTAGTTCACGTGACCTCTTTGGTTATGCTAATCCAAGAATTTTTGTCCTATCTGGATTATCTCGCAATG ATACAAACAGGGCAGATACAAACAGTGCAGATACAACCAACGAAGAATCAGATACTAACAGTTGGATATGGATTGGTACTTCCATTGCTGCTGCTCTGTTATTAATGGTGCTTTGCATCTTGTGTTATCtcctaagaagaagaaaatccctCCTTTCAG GGAAATGCCAGCTAAAGATTGAGAATGAATTGCTAGATTTGGTGCAATCTGATAAATCGCTTGATGCTGAGGGGCTTCCTAGTGATGGAAAGATGGGACATAATGATTTAAGTGCATATACTTATGCATCTGTCTTGGCTGCTACAAGCAACTTTTCTGATGAAAACAAACTTGGAGAGGGGGGATTTGGACCTGTTTATAGG GGGAAGTCGGGGACAGGAAGAGACATAGCTGTGAAGAGACTTTCTAGATGTTCAGGGCAAGGAACATTAGAGTTTAAGAATGAATTGATACTAATATCTGAACTCCAACATACGAACCTTGTTCAACTTCTGGGATTTTGCATTCATGGGGAAGAGAGGATGTTGATATATGAGTATATGCCAAACAAAAGCTTGGACTACTTCATATTCG ATACAACCAGACGGATGCTATTAGATTGGAATAAGCGTTTCAGTATAATAGAAGGAATAGCTCAAGGATTGCTTTATTTGCACAAATACTCCAGGGTGAGGGTAATTCATAGAGATTTAAAAGCTAGTAACATTCTACTTAATGAAAACATGATTCCCAGAATATCTGACTTTGGTTTGGCAAGGATTTTCATGCATGATGAACCAGAAGCAAATACTCATAGGGTTGTCGGTACATA TGGTTACATGTCTCCTGAGTATGCCATGGAGGGAATTTTCTCCACAAAATCTGATGTCTACAGTTTTGGTGTGCTAATGCTTGAAATCATAAGTGGAAGGAAAAGCAGTAGTTTCAACGACAATGATCATGTGTTGAATATA GCATGGGAGTTGTGGAAACAAGGTCTTGGGTTACAATTAATGGATCCAACACTGTGCAGCTCATATATTGAAGATCAATTGTTGAGATGCTTCCATGTTGGTCTGCTTTGTGTGGAAGAAAAGGCAGTTGATCGACCCACCATGTCTGATGTCATATCTATGCTAACAAATGAAGGCATGTCACTACCTGCACCTACAAAACCAGCATTTTGTACGGGAAAAAAAGTCTTTGGGGCTGGTATAGATGGA
- the LOC133728652 gene encoding G-type lectin S-receptor-like serine/threonine-protein kinase CES101 isoform X1, whose translation MAGGVDLICLVFMWSLWSTCDGATNTLKSGESLDSSRSLVSANGKFTLNFRVYEHDANLSYLVIKWNASHNYAWVANRETPILYPFGVLTLDRNYTLKITHRDGGAVVLYSADSKTISGDVVATLMDDGNFVLQEVSDAGSVKRDLWQSFDYPGDVLLPGMKLGVNRSNGHHWSLSCWLTEKSAVPGPFTLDWDPDGHELKIKRRGVVYWSSGVFRDGSFENIKQKRYNFSIVSKKNEDYFSYTTLDENAVSEWLLTTIGRLKDFDESIDIAKADSCYGYNTDSGCQIWDQPTKCGRFGDVFEQENGYFNPTDASGSTVSSRSDSNTSLSISDCKDACWADCNCRGFIFLFPNQTGCRYWTGNFKFIADSAGYSSSVVYFLTTKSDSSSYAAHKWIWIGAAIGTSVFLMAVCIICCLLRRRKLSLFGKNKAKIDEKDLLDLRGSDISTDVHGIQNDGSMGHDLRAFSYESIMAATDCFSLQNKLGEGGFGPVYKGKLSSGREVAIKRLSRGSVQGTLEFKNELILISELQHTNLVQLLGYCIHGVERMLIYEYLPNKSLDYILFDSTRGMLLDWKKRFNIIEGIAQGLIYLHKYSRLKVIHRDLKASNILLDEDMNPKISDFGMARIFTVNEVEANTNRIVGTYGYMSPEYAMEGIFSGKSDVFSFGVLMLEIISGRRNNSFHNAHRSLNLVGYTWELWKEGAGLDLMDPRLSDSCNRDQLLRCIHVGLLCVEEDAEHRPTMSDAISLLTNESLPLPTPTKPAFFPVRRVAEVDVSGSKSEISSNDLSNSFVIGR comes from the exons ATGGCTGGCGGTGTCGATTTGATATGCTTGGTGTTTATGTGGAGCTTGTGGAGTACTTGTGATGGTGCAACAAACACACTGAAATCAGGTGAAAGTCTAGATTCTTCAAGATCATTAGTTTCTGCTAATGGGAAGTTCACTTTGAATTTTCGTGTTTATGAGCATGATGCAAACTTGAGTTACTTGGTTATAAAGTGGAATGCGAGTCATAACTATGCCTGGGTGGCGAATAGAGAAACACCCATTTTGTACCCTTTTGGAGTTCTTACATTGGACAGGAACTACACATTGAAGATTACTCACAGAGATGGGGGTGCTGTGGTGCTTTACTCTGCTGATTCGAAGACCATCAGTGGTGATGTTGTGGCTACTCTTATGGATGATGGGAATTTTGTGCTGCAAGAAGTGAGTGATGCTGGATCGGTGAAGAGGGATTTGTGGCAGAGTTTTGATTATCCTGGGGATGTGCTTCTGCCAGGTATGAAATTAGGGGTTAACCGTAGTAATGGGCATCATTGGTCACTTTCGTGCTGGTTAACTGAGAAAAGTGCAGTGCCAGGACCTTTCACTCTTGATTGGGACCCTGATGGACACGAATTGAAAATTAAGCGGCGTGGGGTGGTGTATTGGAGTAGTGGAGTGTTTCGAGATGGGAGTTTTGAAAATATTAAGCAGAAGAGGTATAATTTTAGCATTGTTTCAAAGAAGAATGAAGACTATTTTAGTTACACTACTTTAGATGAAAATGCTGTATCAGAGTGGCTGCTAACCACAATAGGGCGACTAAAAGACTTTGATGAATCAATTGATATTGCAAAAGCAGATTCCTGTTATGGGTATAACACTGACAGTGGATGCCAGATTTGGGACCAGCCAACTAAGTGTGGGCGTTTTGGTGATGTATTTGAGCAAGAAAATGGTTACTTTAATCCAACAGATGCTAGCGGCTCTACTGTATCATCAAGAAGTGATTCAAATACAAGTCTCAGTATTAGTGATTGTAAGGATGCTTGTTGGGCAGATTGTAACTGTCGTGGATTCATCTTTCTGTTTCCTAATCAGACTGGATGCCGGTATTGGACTGGAAACTTTAAATTCATTGCAGACAGCGCAGGTTATAGTTCAAGTGTTGTATATTTTTTAACAACAAAGTCAGACAGCAGCT CCTATGCAGCGCATAAGTGGATATGGATTGGCGCTGCTATTGGCACTTCTGTATTTTTAATGGCGGTTTGCATCATCTGCTGTctattaagaagaagaaaactctCCCTTTTTG GGAAGAACAAAGCAAAGATTGATGAGAAGGACCTGCTTGACTTAAGGGGATCTGATATATCAACTGATGTCCACGGGATTCAGAATGATGGATCGATGGGACATGATTTAAGAGCATTTAGCTATGAATCTATCATGGCTGCCACAGACTGCTTCTCCTTACAAAACAAGCTAGGAGAGGGGGGCTTTGGACCTGTTTATAAG GGAAAATTGTCATCAGGGCGAGAAGTAGCTATAAAGAGGCTTTCAAGAGGTTCAGTGCAGGGAACATTGGAGTTTAAAAATGAATTGATACTCATATCTGAACTCCAACATACTAACCTTGTTCAGCTCTTGGGATATTGCATTCATGGTGTAGAGAGGATGTTAATATACGAGTATCTGCCAAACAAAAGTTTAGACTACATCTTATTTG ATTCAACCAGAGGCATGCTACTAGATTGGAAGAAGCGTTTcaatataattgaaggaattgcTCAAGGATTGATTTACTTGCACAAATACTCAAGATTGAAAGTAATTCATAGAGATCTTAAAGCTAGTAACATACTACTTGATGAAGATATGAATcccaaaatttctgattttggtaTGGCAAGGATTTTCACGGTTAATGAAGTTGAAGCAAATACTAATCGGATTGTTGGCACATA TGGTTACATGTCTCCTGAGTATGCTATGGAGGGAATTTTTTCTGGAAAATCTGATGTCTTTAGTTTTGGAGTGTTGATGCTTGAAATCATAAGTGGTAGGAGAAACAACAGCTTCCACAATGCTCATCGCTCGCTCAATTTAGTAGGATAT ACATGGGAGTTATGGAAAGAAGGTGCAGGACTAGATTTAATGGATCCAAGGCTAAGCGATTCATGTAATAGAGATCAACTGCTAAGATGCATACATGTTGGTCTATTATGCGTGGAAGAAGATGCAGAACATCGGCCAACCATGTCAGATGCCATATCACTGTTGACAAATGAAAGCTTGCCGTTACCTACACCAACAAAACCAGCATTTTTCCCAGTAAGACGTGTGGCTGAAGTTGATGTAAGTGGAAGCAAATCAGAAATTTCGTCAAATGACTTGTCAAACTCCTTTGTTATTGGGCGATGA